In Sulfitobacter guttiformis, the genomic stretch ATGTGATCGGGGACTTTGCCGCCCGCAGCTTCGACGAAGGTTGCGGCAAGATCAATACTCTCGACCAGTGCATCGCAGGTAGTGCCGCGGGTAGGATGGGCCGTTGAGCGCGGGTCGTACACAATCAGCGGTACTTTCACCGATTGCTCGTGGAAGAGGTCCTTCTCTCCGAGCCAGTGATCGCCGAGATAATCGCCATGATCCGATGTCAGCACAATCATCGTATCTTTGAGGGTATCTGTGGCCTCCAGATGGTCGAGTAGGCGGCCAAGCTGGTCATCGCATTGCTTTATCAGGCCCATATACGCCGGGATCACCTTTTCGCGGACCTCGTCGCGCTGGAAGGCCTTTGCTACCTTATTGTCCTGATAGGCGCCATAAACTGGATGCGGGTTTTCGCGCTCTACCTCGTGGCGGCGCGCCGGGGGGACATGCTCGCGGCCGAACATATTATGGTAGGGGGCGGGGACGATATAAGGCCAGTGTGGCTTGATAAAGCTGACGTGTGCACACCACGTGCCTGTTGCCTGCTCCATAAATTCGATCGTCCTCGAAGTCAGCCACGGCGTTTCACTATCTTGCTCGGCGATGTTTGCAGGCTCTCCCGCGTTGCGGAACATCCAACCGGATGCAATCTGATCGTCTGTGATGCCGGCATTTGCATAGTCGGCCCAAGGGTTCTCGCCATCATATCCTTTAGACTTCAGATATTCATTATAGGGAGAGCGTTTTTCGTCATAATAGCCATCCGGACCGTACCCCCAAAGACCATCATCGCGTATCCAAGTATCAAAGCCGCATTCGGCCTGCCGCGCACCGATCGTGCTGTCGGGTGACAGGCCTAAACGTTCCATCCCCGCTGCATCCGCTTTCATATGGGTCTTGCCCAGCAGCCAGCAGTCCATGCCCAGCTTGCGCAGATGGTCGCCCAACGTCTGCTCGCCCACACGCAGCGGAAAATTGTTCCATTGCGCCCCGTGAGACGAGGCATAGCGCCCCGTATAATAGCACATGCGGCTGGATCCGCAGATCGGGGATTGGACATAAGCATTGGTAAACTGCACGCCCATTGCTGCGACACGGTCAAAATGCGGTGTTTTCAGATGTGGATGGCCTGCACACCCGAGATAGTCGAACCGGAGTTGGTCGTACATGATAAAGAGAATATTCACTTGGCAGTCCTTGCTGGTGCGGACATCTTTCATGACTCAAGTAACCACATTCCGCACAGAGGTTTCCAGTGGCAAAGCGTGGCATCAATGACGCAATGCCGCGGGGGTTGGCATTCGAGGCAATGCATCCTTGGAGGGAATCACCGGTTCGGGTTAAACGGTAGGTCGCTGTGGGGGCGAACATTACAGGATTGTCTTATGATCAGACACGCCACTGGCTTGCTCGCTGCACTCGTTCTTTTACTTTCCCTGGTACCTTCGACGGCTGACGCCGGCGAACGCCAGAAGCTGGGTTATGGCCGGCTCATCACCAATGATTACTTTGGCGATGGTCAGGACCGTTGGCGCACGGGGTCTTGGACCTCGTCGCGTGTCTGGGGGCCCGAGTGGACCGGACAGGTGCCAGCAGGTTTTGGCGACTTGATAGAGCTGCGTATCGCCGCGGAGATTATAGCACCCGATAACCTCGCCAATCCAGACCCCTCCGACCGCCCCTACGCCGGCTCTGTCTCTATCGGGGCCCATACGCATTTCAAATGGGGCGGCTTTGACACTTCATTGGGCGGTGACCTTGTCCTCTCAGGGAGTGGTACGGGGCTGGGAAGTTTCCAGCGCGGGCTACACAAGGTTCTTGGTGTGCAGCGACCTTCGGATAGTACGCTTGATGCGCAGATAAGCGGTATCCATCCCACGGTTGTGGGCGAGATTGCGCGCGAGGTTGTGTTGGGCTCTGCTGTGCGGATGCGCCCGTTTCTTGAGGGACGTGCAGGCGCGGAGACCCTTGTGCGCGCCGGTGTTGATCTGACATTCGGGCGTTCCGGACAAGGCGATATGATGGTGCGCGAAAGTGTGACAGGCCAGCGCTACCGTGTTGTGACCGCAGCGCAAAACAATGGCTTCGCCTTCTTGTTGGGTGCAGATATCGCCCATGTTGCTGACAGTATCTATCTTCCGACGGGCAATGGTGCGGAGCTGGCCGAGAGCCGCGATCGCCTCCGTGCAGGCGTGCAGTGGCAGGGCGAGCGTGCTTCGGCCTTCTATGGATTGACCTATATGGGCGAGGAATTCGAAGCCCAATCCGAGGGCCAGCTTGTCGGGTCCATTCGCATAAACCTGAGTTTCTAGTAGGTTTATTCGCAACAGTTCTTACTGCGATGCCTGTTTATACTTCCCAGACCAAGCCAACCTTGTTAATCTTAGGACAATAAAAAAAATATAACGAGGCAGGCGGGCAGTAAATGGTAACGGGCTTTCGAGGCACGTTCGTCATATCATGGTCGCAAACAGAAATTGATGGTCTTGATGCTGCACCAGTGCAGGCGTTGAGTGTTGGAGCAGCATGGGCATGGCGCGGTGACGCTGTGCGTGTGGATGGGCCATCAGATGTTTTGCGACTGGACGATGCGGACGGAACAGAAAATTTGCGAAAACGTGCAGCGCGCATGGTGCATCGCCTTGTCGGGACTGCACTTGAGCGAAAGGCCGGTCCGCGCAGCTGGGAAAAAGATACCGAAACGTCACCTCTGATGGACAACAGTTTTGTCGTCACTGATGGTGGCAAAAGCTACAGTGTTACACTGATCGAGGTGGGCGGCGGTAGCCAGCCGTTGCTGATGTTTCTCAACGAGATGCCGCCGCGCAATTGCGATCTTTGGATCGTGCATCACACTCTTGGTGCTGTCACCGCCCAGCACAGTGGCGGTCAGCAGACAGGCGTGATTTGCTTTACTCCGGGCACCCGCATTGCCACAGGTGACGGCGCGCGTCTTATCGAAGATTTGCGTGAAGGAGATATGGTCCAGACGAAGGACAGTGGCTTACAGCCGCTGCGCTGGATTGGGCGGCGGCGTATGACGGGCGCGCGCCTGTTCGCGATGCCCAAACTGCGGCCCATCCGAATTGCGGGGGGCGCATTGGGTCTCGCGCGGCCGGAGGATGATCTGCTGGTCTCGCCCGAGCACCGTTTGCTGATTAAGGGGGCAGTGGCACAGAGCTTGTTCAATACGCCCGAGGTGCTGGTAACCGCAAAAGATCTGATCAATGGCACTACCATCACGGTGGATATGCAGGTGCGTGACGTCACATACATTCATGTTCTTCTGGACGAGCACCAGATACTACTGGCCAACGGACTGGAATCAGAGAGCTTTCATCCCGCATCGGCAGCGTTTGCATCGCTGGACCAGACCGACCGCAAGCGCCTGCTGGCCGAGTATCCCCAACTTGAATATGATCCGCATACCTATGGTAGCTTCGCGCGCCGAACGCTTTCGCCTTCAGAAGCCGCGATTATGCGGCACGCTGCCTGACATATCCACTCGTGCTCGTAAGGGGCGGCATCAACAGCCGCCCCGTGTTGCTAACCCGCTTTTCGTGCCTCAATTAACGCCTTGAGAATGCCCTTTGCGCTGTCGCTGGCCCAGTCGGCATCACCGCGCAGGCGCGCGACCTCGCGGCCTTCGGGATCAACAAGCACAGTGATGGGCAGGCCGAAAATGCCCATCTGACTCGCGAGTGCGGATTTGGGGTCCTGATGGCGCGGCAGATTTGAAATACCGGTTTCTTCGAAAAATTTAGTTATTCCTGCAGGTGAATTGCGCCCTGTGGCGATGGTCAGGACCTCGAAATCATCTCCGCCCAATTCTGTTTGCAGCTCGGACAGATGCGGCATTTCCTTACGGCAGGGCGCACACCATGTTGCCCAAAAATTCACCAGTACATATTTGCCGCGATAGTCCTCAAGCGTGCCGGCACCTGCGCCATCTGCCAACTCGAAGGGGGCATTGGAGGTGGCCTTTGGCGTACCATGCACTGCCAATTTCTTCATATCGCCCGCTATCAGCGGGGTGATGATATCACTGTCAGCAGCAAGTGCGGGGTTTGCACCTGCGGTGAGGGCCGTATAGACGAGAGCGAGTAGTAGTTTCTTCATGGGTCCCTCCGGGGGATAGGCATATGGTACACGATACTTCAAAGACTTCGAACAAAATGTGGGGCGGCCGTTTTGCTGCTGGCCCTGACGCGATCATGGAAGCAATTAATGCTTCGATCAGTTTTGACAAGCGGATGGCGGCCCAGGATATTGCCGGGTCTCGGGCCCATGCAGCGATGTTGGGTGCACAGGGTATTATCGAGCCTAACGATGCAGAGGCCATTCGGGAAGGCCTGCTCACGGTCTTGTCAGAAATCGAAGCGGGAACGTTTCAATATTCGACAGCCCTTGAGGATATCCACATGAATGTGGAGGCGCGCCTTAAAGAAGTCATAGGTGAGCCGGCGGGACGTTTGCACACTGGGCGGTCACGTAATGATCAGGTGGCGACGGATTTCAAACTTTGGGTACGTGACCAGTTTGACGCAGCCGAAGGCGCACTTCTTGCACTGATCAGGGCCTTGCTGGTTCAGGCCGAAGAGGGCGCCGATTGGGTCATGCCCGGCTTTACCCATTTGCAGCCTGCCCAGCCCGTAACATGGGGCCATCACATGATGGCATATGTCGAAATGTTTGGCCGTGACCTGAGCCGCATGCGCGATGCGCGCACGCGGATGAACGAGAGCCCCTTGGGTGCTGCAGCGCTCGCCGGTACGTCCTTTCCGGTTGACCGTGAGATGACCGCCCACGCGCTGGGATTTGACCGGCCCTCGGCAAACAGTCTGGATGCGGTCAGTGACCGTGATTTCGCGCTTGAATACCTTGGTGCCGCCAGTATCTGCGCCATGCATCTCAGCCGCTTTGCCGAAGAGCTGGTGATCTGGTCATCGGCACAATTTCGCTTTGTCACGCTGTCGGACCGTTTCTCGACCGGTTCCTCCATTATGCCGCAAAAGAAAAATCCCGACGCCGCCGAGCTGATCCGCGCCAAGATCGGACGTATTTTCGGGGCCAATGTTGCCCTTATGATGGTGATGAAAGGCCTGCCGTTAGCATATTCCAAGGACATGCAAGAAGACAAAGAGCAGGTCTTCGATGCTGCTGACAACCTGATGCTGGCCCTCGCCGCGATGGAGGGGATGGTTCGCGACATGAGCGCCAACCGCCCGCAGCTTGCCGCCGCTGCGGGCAGCGGGTTCTCGACCGCGACCGATCTGGCCGACTGGCTGGTGCGGGTATTGGGCCTGCCCTTCCGCGATGCGCATCATATCACCGGAACACTAGTGGGGATTGCGGAAAAACAGGGCTGCGACCTGCCTGATCTTACACTTGTGCAGATGCAAACGGTCCACGATGGAATCACGCAAGATGTATTTTCTGTTCTGGGGGTGGAAAACTCCGTAAACTCGCGCACATCATACGGTGGAACAGCCCCCGCGCAGGTACGTGCGCAGGTCGCACGTTGGAAAGGGATCTTAGCTTGAAAAAGGTTTTTATGTTGGTTGCTTTGGCCCTTACGGCCTGTGGCGTTGACGGTGAACCGGTCCAGCCTTCTGGAGGCGTGAATGTCACGTTGTCGAATAATGGCTTGGGCCTTGGCGCGAACGTGGGCGTTGTGAGAGGGCCTGTCAGCGTAGGGCTGGGGCTATGAAATACCTGACCGCATTGTTGGTGGTGGCATTGGCTGCCTGTGGCCCGCCCGACCGCTCGGCAGCACGCGAGGTTTCTCCACGGCAGGAGCCCAGCAACACGACCCCGGGCGTGCACGTCTCCGGCAGCGCCACGGTTGGCGTAGTGCGTAGGTTCTGATGTCTGTTTTGCGTTTGATTTATCTGGCACTGGCGATCTGGGGCGCAGTGCATCCGATGTATTACTTCATCCAGTGGTTTCAGGATAACACTTGGGATATTATGGCGATGGTTGATGCGTGGCATGCAAACGCTGCCAGCAGCGGTCTGGTCTGGGATCTGACAATTGCGGCGGTGACGCTCACGGTTTGGATCATCGCGGAGGTGGCCACGAGGCGCAATTGGACCGCTCTCATCGCGATCCCTGCAACGTTCTGCATCGGGGTTAGCTGTGGCCTACCGCTCTATCTGTTTTTGCGGTCGGCACCTGTCCGTTAGGGCGGATTTGAGTTTAAAGGAAAGTAAAAAATGGATCATTTCCTGTATCGGGATGGCGCGCTGTTTGCCGAGGATGTGCCTGTGGCCGATATTGCAGCCGCCGTAGGCACGCCATTCTACGTGTACTCCACTGCCACGCTTGTTCGGCATTTTCGCGCATTTGATGAAGCGCTGGCCGGCATGGATCACTTGGTTTGTTATGCGATGAAAGCAAATTCCAATCAGGCGGTTTTACGCACTCTCGCGCAAGCGGGTGCCGGGATGGACGTGGTAAGCGAGGGTGAATACCTGCGTGCGCGGGCTGCGGGGGTACCGGGGGACAAGATTGTATTTTCGGGTGTGGGCAAAACGGAACGTGAAATCCGTGTCGCGCTGGAAGGGGGCATCCGCCAGTTCAACGTCGAGAGCGAACCAGAGATGGTAGCACTTAACGCCGTGGCGCTTGAATTGGGGAAGGTCGCGCCCATAACAGTGCGCGTAAACCCCGATGTTGATGCAAAAACCCATGCCAAGATCGCGACCGGAAAATCCGAGAATAAATTCGGTATCCCGATTGCGCGCGCCCGCGAAGTTTACGCCATGGCGGCAAAGTTACCCGGTCTGAATGTAATCGGGATTGATGTGCATATCGGGTCGCAGCTGACCGACCTTGCCCCGTTCGAGCAGGCGTACCTGAAGGTGGCGGAATTGACGGAGCAATTGCGCGCTGACGGTCACGTTATTACGCGGCTGGATCTGGGGGGCGGCCTTGGCATCCCCTACGAGACTAGCAACGAAGCGCCGCCACTGCCGAGTGATTACGGTGCTATGGTGCAACGGACGTTGGGGCATCTTGGGTGCGAGATCGAGATAGAGCCCGGACGTTTGATCGCGGGCAATGCGGGCCTAATGGTTAGCCGCGTGATTTATGTCAAATCCGGCGAGGGGCGGGATTTTTTGATCCTCGACGGGGCAATGAACGATCTGATCCGACCGGCCATGTATGATGCTCATCATGATATCGTCCCAATTCTCGAACCTGCGGCGGGGGCAGAAAAGCAGCCCTATGACGTCGTCGGGCCGGTGTGCGAATCCGGTGATACCTTTGCAAAGCAGCGTGACATGGTACCAATGAAAGCAAACGATCTGGTCGCGTTTCGCAGTGCGGGTGCTTATGGGGCGGTTATGTCGAGCGAGTATAATTCGCGAGCACTTATTCCCGAAGTATTGGTGCACGGCGATCAATTTGCAGTTATCCGCCGCCGACCTACCTTTGAAGAAATGATAAATCGCGATAGTATCCCTGAATGGCTCGAGCCGCATTCCGCGACCTGAGCGCTGCCTTTGAGAGGTTACCATGGTTCAATTCACGTCCGATGATTTGAAACGTACGCTGGAAGGTTTGCGCCGTCCTTTATGGTTAACCCGCTCAGGCATGCGCGCGGAAGGACTAGTGCGCAGTCTTTGGCCTCTTTTGACTGTCATTCTGCTTGCGCTGGGGGCTGCAATGATGGGCCTCCACGAGGTTTTGCCGCTCGAAGCGATATGGGGCTTTGTCGGACTTACGGTGGCGGGGGCGATCTGGGCGTTTGTCTATGCCGCGCGTCATTGGTCATGGCCCTCAACCGCAGATGCAATGGTGCGACTGGATCAAAGCATGCCAGGGCGGCCGCTAACCGCTCTTCTGGATGATCAGGCAATCGGTGGCGGCGACGATGCTTCTGCTGCGGTGTGGCGTGCGCACAAGCGGCGGATGGCGGAACGCGTTGCGCGGGCGCAGGCGGTGCCAGCAGATTTGCGCGTCTCGTCGCGCGATCCTTACGCGCTGCGATATGTTGCAGTTTTAGCCTTCGGTGTTTCGCTGGTATTCGGATCGGTCTGGCGTGTCGGCACCGTAGCCGAAATGGCTTCCGGCAACCAGGGCAGTGCACTATCGGCGGGGCCTGTTTGGGAAGGTTGGGCAGAGCCGCCGCGCTATACTGGTAAACCTACATTGTATCTTAATGATCTGGCGGAGGGACCGCTGGAGCTGCCAGTTGGGACCTTAATCACGATGCGCTTGTACGGCGAGGTTGGCGCGCTGACGGTCACGGAAAGCGTATCTGGTGTTGCTGCGACAGCAGATGCGGAGGCGTCGCCGCTGATGGCTTTTGATTTCAAGGTGACACAAGACGGCACAATGGCCATCGACGGACCCGGTGCACGTAGCTGGGATGTGACTGTGCGTGCCGATCAGGCGCCAGAGATTGTCATTCTGGGTCTTCCCGAAGTTGCGGCCATGGGCGAGATGCGCCTGCCGTTTGCAGCCAAGGATGATTACGGTGTCGAAGCAGGTGAGGCGCGTATCATGCTCGATCTCGCCTCCGTTGACCGCTCCTTTGGTCTGACGCCTGATCCTGATGCGAGGCCTGAAGTTATTGTGCCGCTGCCAATGCCGATTTCGGGCGATCGTGCGGCGTTCGAGGAAAATCTAATCGATGATTTTTCCGAGCACCCTTGGGCCAATTTGCCGGTAATCGTCGCGATGACCGCTCTTGATGCAGCCGAGCAGCAGGCCCAAACCGCGCCGATGCAGATGACCCTGCCGGGACGCCGGTTTTTTGATCCTACCGCGGCCGCGATCATCGAAATGCGCCGTGATATCTTGTGGAGCCGTAGCAATGCACGCCGGGCTGCACAGGTTTTGCGGGCGGTGAGTTATGTTCCCGAGGAGGCGTTCCGCTCCGAGACGACAGCCCTGCGGCTGCGCAAACTGATCGGCCGGATGGAAACCTATGCACGATACGGATTTGACGAAGAAAACCAGAATGCGCTAGCGCAGGATTTGTGGGATCTGGCGCTGGACCTGGAAGAAGGCGATCTGGAGGACGCCCGCGAGCGGATGAAGCGTGCCCAAGAACGGCTGAATGAAGCGATGAAGAACGGCGCCTCGGATGAAGAGATTGCAGAGCTGATGCAGGAGCTGCGCAGGGCAACTGATGATTTCATGCAGCAACTCCAGCGAGAGCAGGCGCAGCGTCAGGATGGACAGGAACAACAGCAAGGTCAGCAGCAAGGCGAGAGCATGCAGATGACGCAGGATGATCTGCAACGCATGATGGACCGCATTCAGGAGTTGATGGAAGAGGGCCGGATGGCCGAAGCCGAGCAGGCGCTGCGAGAGCTTCAGGAGATGATGGAAAACATGCAGATGGCCGAGGGCCAGCAAGGCCAAGGCGGGCAACAATCGCCGGGCGAGCAGGCTATGGAAGGTCTGGCAGAGACCCTGCGCGATCAGCAAGGTCTGAGCGATCAGGCCTTCCGCGATCTGCAAGAACAGTTCAATCCTAACGCCCAAGCAGGCGAGAGCCAGCAGAATGAAGGCCGCAATGGCGGGCAGGGTCGCGGCGAAAGTCACGAGGGGCAGCAGGGTGAGGGCGAAGGCCAGCAGGACCGGCAAAGCGGTGAGCAAGGCGGCGGTGGCGAACAGCGTGAAGGCGAAGGCAATGAGGGCCAGGCCGAAAGCCAAGAACAAAACCTTGCAGAGCGCCAACAGCAGTTGCGCGACGAGTTGCGTCGTCAGGAAGGGCGCATGCCCGGGCGAGGCACCCCCGAGGGCGATGCGGCACGGGATGCATTGGGACGTGCTGGCGAGGCCATGGATCAGGCAGAGCAGGACCTGCGCAACGGCGATCTTGCAGAGGCGATCGATAATCAGTCACAGGCAATGGAAGCACTCCGGGACAGTATGCGGTCCTTGGGGGAAGCGTTGGCACAAGAGGAGCGGGGCCAGCAACCGGGGCAAGGCCAGCAGCAGGGAGACCAGCGTGCAAATAATCGCGATCCGCTGGGCCGTAATCAGGGCAGCAACGGCGCTACGGGCAGTGACGAGCAGGCGGACCTGAATGATGATGCCTATGGCCGCGCACGCGAATTGCTTGATGAGATCCGTCGCCGTTCAGGCGAGGCGGCAAGACCGGAAGCTGAGCGTGACTATCTAAACCGCCTTCTGGATCGGTTCTAACCGAAAAATACCGCCAGTAGACTTGCAAAACACCTTGGCTACTGGCGGTAGAAAATCAGCTGCCGCTGCCTTCGGCGGCTGTATCCAGAGATTTGAGCAGGACCTGCACTTTCGCATCCAGCCAACTGCGGCCTTCGTCTATCACGCCTACGTAGCTGTTCAGGGGCCCTTCAAGAGCGGGCACGGCTGCCGATAGTCGCGGGGCGAATATATAGATCACCGCAAGCACAGCAAAGATCAAAAGCATGGTTACGAAGCCTGTACGAAAGCCTTGACGCTTGCGTGTGTTGCTGGGGGCCTCGATAACGGGACCAAGGTCGGCAGAGCCGCCGCGCCCAGCGTCTGAGCGCAGGGTGGAGTTGATTTCTTCGATATCCGGTAACAAGTCGCGGCGCGAGCCGACAACAGGGGGCGCTTGCGGTTTTGGTGGCGTAGATCCGGCTGTTGGCACGTGGGGCGTCTCTTTACCGCGCATACGGGCCATGCGGTCACGGGCCTCGCGCGCACGTCTTTCTGTCTCGTCCTCTTCACGGCTGTCCTCAAGCTCCATCCCAAGATCGGGCTGGCTCTCCAGTCCGTCCGCACGCAGGTTACGGCGCGCGGCCTGTTCTGCTTCGGCCTCCTGGCGCAATATATCCGCGACTGCGGGATCGAGTTGCTTGCGCTGCGGGCTTCCTGCGGGGGGAGGGGGCGGCGGCGGCGGCGGTGCCTGCTCTTCATCCGGTGCGGGCGCATCAGTAAGACCGGACTGGTCTGTCGGAGTGTTGTCAGGGTGATGCTGGAACCATGTCTGGCCACAGTTCGAGCATTGAACATCACGCCCCGCAAAAGGCATCACATCGTCTGGCACTTCATACTGTGCATCGCAATTTGGACAGATAAGTCTCATTTCACGCCCCGAAACACCGGTCTTTGACCTTATTTTCAATTGTTAACATACCTTAGAGCGTATGTTGCTGCGCGAAAAGTGCAATCTACCACGTTTGCCCTGTGGCTACGGATTGAAACCCGAGCGATGCTGGGGCACAACAGGTTAACCGGAGGAACCCGCAGTGATTGAGCTGGAAAACGTAGCCTATAGTTATAGCGGGGGGGAGTTGTTGTCCGACATCTCGCTAAAGCTCGCGCCGGGATCTTTTCATTTTCTGACAGGGCCCTCGGGATCGGGGAAAACCACGCTGATGAAGCTGTGTTATGGCGCGTTGCTGCCGACTGCGGGATATGTGCGGCTGTTTGATGGCGACGTACGGACACTCACACGCGATGATGTGGCGATGGTGCGCCGACGCGTCGGCGTTGTGCATCAGGATTGTCAGTTTCTTGATCATCTGTCGGTGGCACAGAATATCGCACTTCCGCTCCATGTGTCTGGCCGCAGCGGTGAGGCGGACGGTGAGGATCTTGATGATCTGCTCCATTGGGTCGGCCTGACCGAGCGGGCAAATGCCCTCCCAAACGAGCTGTCGGGCGGGGAGCGGCAGCGTGCGGCACTGGCGCGGGCGGTAATAATGTCGCCCGATGTAATACTCGCGGACGAACCTACGGGCAACGTTGACTGGGACATGTCCCAACGCCTGTTGCGTCTCTTGATCGAGTTGAACCGGATGGGAAAAACAGTGCTTATCGCAACCCATGACCTGAG encodes the following:
- a CDS encoding TIGR02302 family protein — protein: MVQFTSDDLKRTLEGLRRPLWLTRSGMRAEGLVRSLWPLLTVILLALGAAMMGLHEVLPLEAIWGFVGLTVAGAIWAFVYAARHWSWPSTADAMVRLDQSMPGRPLTALLDDQAIGGGDDASAAVWRAHKRRMAERVARAQAVPADLRVSSRDPYALRYVAVLAFGVSLVFGSVWRVGTVAEMASGNQGSALSAGPVWEGWAEPPRYTGKPTLYLNDLAEGPLELPVGTLITMRLYGEVGALTVTESVSGVAATADAEASPLMAFDFKVTQDGTMAIDGPGARSWDVTVRADQAPEIVILGLPEVAAMGEMRLPFAAKDDYGVEAGEARIMLDLASVDRSFGLTPDPDARPEVIVPLPMPISGDRAAFEENLIDDFSEHPWANLPVIVAMTALDAAEQQAQTAPMQMTLPGRRFFDPTAAAIIEMRRDILWSRSNARRAAQVLRAVSYVPEEAFRSETTALRLRKLIGRMETYARYGFDEENQNALAQDLWDLALDLEEGDLEDARERMKRAQERLNEAMKNGASDEEIAELMQELRRATDDFMQQLQREQAQRQDGQEQQQGQQQGESMQMTQDDLQRMMDRIQELMEEGRMAEAEQALRELQEMMENMQMAEGQQGQGGQQSPGEQAMEGLAETLRDQQGLSDQAFRDLQEQFNPNAQAGESQQNEGRNGGQGRGESHEGQQGEGEGQQDRQSGEQGGGGEQREGEGNEGQAESQEQNLAERQQQLRDELRRQEGRMPGRGTPEGDAARDALGRAGEAMDQAEQDLRNGDLAEAIDNQSQAMEALRDSMRSLGEALAQEERGQQPGQGQQQGDQRANNRDPLGRNQGSNGATGSDEQADLNDDAYGRARELLDEIRRRSGEAARPEAERDYLNRLLDRF
- a CDS encoding sulfatase-like hydrolase/transferase — translated: MNILFIMYDQLRFDYLGCAGHPHLKTPHFDRVAAMGVQFTNAYVQSPICGSSRMCYYTGRYASSHGAQWNNFPLRVGEQTLGDHLRKLGMDCWLLGKTHMKADAAGMERLGLSPDSTIGARQAECGFDTWIRDDGLWGYGPDGYYDEKRSPYNEYLKSKGYDGENPWADYANAGITDDQIASGWMFRNAGEPANIAEQDSETPWLTSRTIEFMEQATGTWCAHVSFIKPHWPYIVPAPYHNMFGREHVPPARRHEVERENPHPVYGAYQDNKVAKAFQRDEVREKVIPAYMGLIKQCDDQLGRLLDHLEATDTLKDTMIVLTSDHGDYLGDHWLGEKDLFHEQSVKVPLIVYDPRSTAHPTRGTTCDALVESIDLAATFVEAAGGKVPDHIIEGRSLLPWLRGETPDWRTFAISEYDYSCTPHAAKLGVEPRDARLFMVFDGRFKLIHAEGGMRPMLFDLIEDPDEFHDLAKGQAHQPQIEQLYGMLAQWGRRMSQRVTRSEDDIKAMRGKSLGKGILPFMYDGSEVDEKYTAKYRGPVRQRHVGDTDA
- a CDS encoding TlpA disulfide reductase family protein; amino-acid sequence: MKKLLLALVYTALTAGANPALAADSDIITPLIAGDMKKLAVHGTPKATSNAPFELADGAGAGTLEDYRGKYVLVNFWATWCAPCRKEMPHLSELQTELGGDDFEVLTIATGRNSPAGITKFFEETGISNLPRHQDPKSALASQMGIFGLPITVLVDPEGREVARLRGDADWASDSAKGILKALIEARKAG
- the lysA gene encoding diaminopimelate decarboxylase, which gives rise to MDHFLYRDGALFAEDVPVADIAAAVGTPFYVYSTATLVRHFRAFDEALAGMDHLVCYAMKANSNQAVLRTLAQAGAGMDVVSEGEYLRARAAGVPGDKIVFSGVGKTEREIRVALEGGIRQFNVESEPEMVALNAVALELGKVAPITVRVNPDVDAKTHAKIATGKSENKFGIPIARAREVYAMAAKLPGLNVIGIDVHIGSQLTDLAPFEQAYLKVAELTEQLRADGHVITRLDLGGGLGIPYETSNEAPPLPSDYGAMVQRTLGHLGCEIEIEPGRLIAGNAGLMVSRVIYVKSGEGRDFLILDGAMNDLIRPAMYDAHHDIVPILEPAAGAEKQPYDVVGPVCESGDTFAKQRDMVPMKANDLVAFRSAGAYGAVMSSEYNSRALIPEVLVHGDQFAVIRRRPTFEEMINRDSIPEWLEPHSAT
- the argH gene encoding argininosuccinate lyase gives rise to the protein MVHDTSKTSNKMWGGRFAAGPDAIMEAINASISFDKRMAAQDIAGSRAHAAMLGAQGIIEPNDAEAIREGLLTVLSEIEAGTFQYSTALEDIHMNVEARLKEVIGEPAGRLHTGRSRNDQVATDFKLWVRDQFDAAEGALLALIRALLVQAEEGADWVMPGFTHLQPAQPVTWGHHMMAYVEMFGRDLSRMRDARTRMNESPLGAAALAGTSFPVDREMTAHALGFDRPSANSLDAVSDRDFALEYLGAASICAMHLSRFAEELVIWSSAQFRFVTLSDRFSTGSSIMPQKKNPDAAELIRAKIGRIFGANVALMMVMKGLPLAYSKDMQEDKEQVFDAADNLMLALAAMEGMVRDMSANRPQLAAAAGSGFSTATDLADWLVRVLGLPFRDAHHITGTLVGIAEKQGCDLPDLTLVQMQTVHDGITQDVFSVLGVENSVNSRTSYGGTAPAQVRAQVARWKGILA
- a CDS encoding DUF2834 domain-containing protein; translation: MSVLRLIYLALAIWGAVHPMYYFIQWFQDNTWDIMAMVDAWHANAASSGLVWDLTIAAVTLTVWIIAEVATRRNWTALIAIPATFCIGVSCGLPLYLFLRSAPVR
- a CDS encoding lipid A-modifier LpxR family protein; this translates as MIRHATGLLAALVLLLSLVPSTADAGERQKLGYGRLITNDYFGDGQDRWRTGSWTSSRVWGPEWTGQVPAGFGDLIELRIAAEIIAPDNLANPDPSDRPYAGSVSIGAHTHFKWGGFDTSLGGDLVLSGSGTGLGSFQRGLHKVLGVQRPSDSTLDAQISGIHPTVVGEIAREVVLGSAVRMRPFLEGRAGAETLVRAGVDLTFGRSGQGDMMVRESVTGQRYRVVTAAQNNGFAFLLGADIAHVADSIYLPTGNGAELAESRDRLRAGVQWQGERASAFYGLTYMGEEFEAQSEGQLVGSIRINLSF
- a CDS encoding zinc-ribbon domain-containing protein, translated to MRLICPNCDAQYEVPDDVMPFAGRDVQCSNCGQTWFQHHPDNTPTDQSGLTDAPAPDEEQAPPPPPPPPPAGSPQRKQLDPAVADILRQEAEAEQAARRNLRADGLESQPDLGMELEDSREEDETERRAREARDRMARMRGKETPHVPTAGSTPPKPQAPPVVGSRRDLLPDIEEINSTLRSDAGRGGSADLGPVIEAPSNTRKRQGFRTGFVTMLLIFAVLAVIYIFAPRLSAAVPALEGPLNSYVGVIDEGRSWLDAKVQVLLKSLDTAAEGSGS
- a CDS encoding Hint domain-containing protein; this encodes MVTGFRGTFVISWSQTEIDGLDAAPVQALSVGAAWAWRGDAVRVDGPSDVLRLDDADGTENLRKRAARMVHRLVGTALERKAGPRSWEKDTETSPLMDNSFVVTDGGKSYSVTLIEVGGGSQPLLMFLNEMPPRNCDLWIVHHTLGAVTAQHSGGQQTGVICFTPGTRIATGDGARLIEDLREGDMVQTKDSGLQPLRWIGRRRMTGARLFAMPKLRPIRIAGGALGLARPEDDLLVSPEHRLLIKGAVAQSLFNTPEVLVTAKDLINGTTITVDMQVRDVTYIHVLLDEHQILLANGLESESFHPASAAFASLDQTDRKRLLAEYPQLEYDPHTYGSFARRTLSPSEAAIMRHAA